The Marasmius oreades isolate 03SP1 chromosome 11, whole genome shotgun sequence genome includes a region encoding these proteins:
- a CDS encoding uncharacterized protein (antiSMASH:Cluster_11.1): MTVSWQARRVFVFSHPRTACHVFFQLLATHPIFQVVTPFCCAGANEVSTEAQAVRSRQEWQDLLSMSDEDASKITWQGSIDGLQREVAEAELNGKFALTMDHPSFLIASSQLQAHLGIRGCEAKPTPVIIDRKLDVGAVYPHLDAGITPEAHPNPTLLPDRFFFSFTPIITIRHPARVLPSFLRALQRLGDDISHPEFAVHGESFRLERLIFDSFKAYEEARAVAEGRKAKVPIVIDGDKLVRDPQDQMKELCMLLGIDEGQLKYSWDPPRLLEHTKMARAYMDEFNRSTGIFFNPRAKEVNMAEEVRCWRKEWNEDIARILEEKVAAQMEDYEYLLQFSL; encoded by the exons ATGACCGTGAGCTGGCAAGCACGTCGAGTCTTCGTCTTTTCCCATCCTCGCACCGCTTGTCACGTCTTCTTCCAACTCCTCGCAACGCATCCAATATTCCAAGTCGTAACGCCATTCTGTTGCGCTGGTGCGAATGAAGTTAGTACGGAAGCGCAAGCAGTTCGTAGCAGGCAAGAATGGCAGGATCTTCTGTCAATGAGCGACGAGGATGCTTCAAAAATCACTTGGCAAGGAAGTATAGATGGCTTGCAGAGGGAGGTTGCTGAAGCTGAACTTAAT GGGAAGTTTGCTCTGACGATGGACCACCCTTCCTTTTTGATCGCATCCTCACAACTCCAAGCTCACCTCGGCATTCGAGGATGCGAGGCGAAGCCAACTCCCGTAATAATAGATCGGAAGTTGGATGTTGGTGCTGTATACCCTCATCTCGACGCCGGGATAACCCCAGAGGCTCACCCCAACCCAACATTACTTCCTGAccgattcttcttctcattcaCACCAATCATAACTATCCGCCATCCCGCTCGAGTCCTGCcctcatttcttcgggccttACAACGCCTTGGAGATGACATTTCCCATCCGGAGTTTGCTGTACACGGAGAAAGCTTTCGACTGGAGCGTCTGATTTTCGACAGCTTCAAGGCTTATGAGGAAGCACGTGCGGTGGCAGAAGGCCGAAAGGCGAAGGTTCCCATTGTGATTGACGGCGATAAGCTCGTCAGGGATCCTCAAGATCAAATGAAGGAGCTGTGTATGTTGCTAGGTATTGATGAGGGCCAGTTAAAGTATTCTTGGGATCCGCCTAGACTCCTGGAGCATACCAAGATGGCACGAGCATACATGGACGAGTTTAATCGGTCTACtgggattttcttcaatccG AGGGCCAAGGAGGTGAATATGGCGGAAGAAGTGAGATGTTGGAGGAAGGAATGGAATGAGGATATCGCGAGGATCTTAGAGGAAAAGGTTGCTGCGCAGATGGAGGATTACGAGTACTTACTCCAATTCAGTTTGTGA
- a CDS encoding uncharacterized protein (antiSMASH:Cluster_11.1): MLLCATNKLHSFRTARVPLPQIRRMHPYALGFENAPETRVPVDLTIHGSIPPWLSGVLYRTGPGTYRIPTSNHSSKTVDIQHWFDGLSMNHRFEIFPGGQRVSYRSRKASEDYEQHISEQGKIPGISFAQQPDICESIFKKFFTFFQQMRSPPTSGGSPSSINVQVTLTPDMPGWNKITPDLSLSHQTSGPQYIVAKTDAEGLQLLDPVSLEPLSSANYKALDTRLDGQLSAAHSCRDKETGDFFNYSCKLGGRFPTYKVFRITQDGSVDILAEIKDAPASYLHSFAMTSKYVVLTVWQAHITGYGLSVLYNRSIAQSIDKKWNPNLNTLFYVLDRKNGGIVAKYETPPFFCFHHLNAFDDPQNDDIVIDMSVYEDNSVIDLLYLNKLRNLSADNPMLMGRARRFRLPAITASSPQSSRTKARPAVVEFTLPQSECIELPTVHPAKYHHPYRYAYGINKLDPRSHHTFADRIIKLDMVGRGHKAWGIPGYTPSEPIFVPRPGAESRSEDDGVVLSVVLDGDRRKSLLIILDAKDMSELARAEMETVFPIGFHGLWSQKL; encoded by the exons ATGCTCCTTTGCGCCACTAACAAACTCCATTCCTTTCGCACCGCCAGAGTCCCACTTCCTCAAATTCGTCGTATGCATCCTTACGCTTTGGGCTTCGAAAACGCACCGGAAACACGAGTTCCAGTCGACCTCACCATCCATGGTTCAATTCCTCCTTGGTTGTCCGGTGTCCTCTATCGAACAGGTCCAGGAACTTACAGGATACCCACTTCCAATCACTCCTCAAAGACAGTCGATATTCAACATTGGTTTGACGGACTCAGCATGAATCACCGTTTCGAGATATTCCCAGGTGGTCAGAGAGTCTCTTATCGTTCTCGAAAGGCATCGGAGGACTACGAACAGCACATCTCGGAGCAGGGAAAGATACCCGGAATTTCATTTGCTCAACAGCCCGACATTTGTGAAAGCATTTTCAAGAAGTTCTTTACGTTTTTCCAACAGATGCGTTCCCCTCCTACGTCAGGTGGTTCTCCCTCCAGCATCAATGTACAAGTGACATTGACCCCGGATATGCCTGGCTGGAACAAAATCACTCCAGACCTTTCGTTGTCTCACCAGACCTCTGGACCCCAGTATATCGTGGCCAAGACAGATGCCGAAGGTCTTCAGCTGCTGGATCCTGTTTCCCTCGAGCCTCTCTCCTCAGCTAATTACAAAGCTTTGGATACACGCCTTGACGGACAACTAAGCGCCGCTCACTCTTGTCGCGACAAAGAGACTGGCGACTTTTTCAATTACTCGTGTAAACTCGGTGGCCGTTTCCCCACATACAAGGTCTTCAGAATTACCCAGGACGGTTCTGTTGATATCTTGGCTGAAATCAAGGATGCGCCTGCTTCATATTTGCATTCCTTCGCAATGACCTCCAAGTACGTGGTGCTTACAGTATGGCAAGCACATATTACAGG GTACGGCTTGTCAGTGCTGTACAATCGGAGTATCGCCCAGTCGATCGACAAGAAATGGAACCCCAATCTCAACACGTTGTTCTATGTCCTTGACAGGAAGAACGGTGGCATTGTCGCGAAGTACGAG ACTCCGCCGTTCTTCTGCTTCCACCACCTGAACGCTTTTGATGATCCTCAAAACGACGACATCGTGATCGACATGTCCGTCTACGAGGATAACTCAGTCATCGATCTCCTCTACCTTAACAAACTTCGAAATCTTTCCGCCGACAATCCGATGCTTATGGGTCGTGCTCGTCGATTCCGCTTGCCTGCCATCACTGCGTCTTCGCCACAGTCTTCCCGTACGAAAGCTCGTCCGGCTGTGGTTGAGTTCACGCTACCGCAATCCGAATGTATCGAATTACCAACTGTCCATCCCGCCAAGTACCATCATCCCTATCGCTACGCGTATGGGATCAATAAACTCGACCCACGTTCTCATCATACTTTTGCGGACCGCATCATCAAACTGGATATGGTCGGTCGTGGTCACAAAGCTTGGGGCATTCCTGGGTATACTCCCAGTGAACCCATTTTTGTCCCTCGACCGGGAGCTGAATCCAGGTCTGAAGATGATGGTGTAGTTCTCAGTGTCGTGTTGGATGGAGACAGGAGGAAGAGTTTGTTAATTATTCTGGACGCAAAGGATATGTCGGAGCTGGCGAGGGCAGAGATGGAGACGGTGTTTCCGATTGGCTTCCATGGTCTTTGGTCTCAAAAACTTTAG
- a CDS encoding uncharacterized protein (antiSMASH:Cluster_11.1) translates to MHPYALGFENAPETRVPVDLTIHGSIPPWLSGVLYRTGPGTYRIPTSNHSSKTVDIQHWFDGLSMNHRFEIFPGGQRVSYRSRKASEDYEQHISEQGKIPGISFAQQPDICESIFKKFFTFFQQMRSPPTSGGSPSSINVQVTLTPDMPGWNKITPDLSLSHQTSGPQYIVAKTDAEGLQLLDPVSLEPLSSANYKALDTRLDGQLSAAHSCRDKETGDFFNYSCKLGGRFPTYKVFRITQDGSVDILAEIKDAPASYLHSFAMTSKYVVLTVWQAHITGYGLSVLYNRSIAQSIDKKWNPNLNTLFYVLDRKNGGIVAKYETPPFFCFHHLNAFDDPQNDDIVIDMSVYEDNSVIDLLYLNKLRNLSADNPMLMGRARRFRLPAITASSPQSSRTKARPAVVEFTLPQSECIELPTVHPAKYHHPYRYAYGINKLDPRSHHTFADRIIKLDMVGRGHKAWGIPGYTPSEPIFVPRPGAESRSEDDGVVLSVVLDGDRRKSLLIILDAKDMSELARAEMETVFPIGFHGLWSQKL, encoded by the exons ATGCATCCTTACGCTTTGGGCTTCGAAAACGCACCGGAAACACGAGTTCCAGTCGACCTCACCATCCATGGTTCAATTCCTCCTTGGTTGTCCGGTGTCCTCTATCGAACAGGTCCAGGAACTTACAGGATACCCACTTCCAATCACTCCTCAAAGACAGTCGATATTCAACATTGGTTTGACGGACTCAGCATGAATCACCGTTTCGAGATATTCCCAGGTGGTCAGAGAGTCTCTTATCGTTCTCGAAAGGCATCGGAGGACTACGAACAGCACATCTCGGAGCAGGGAAAGATACCCGGAATTTCATTTGCTCAACAGCCCGACATTTGTGAAAGCATTTTCAAGAAGTTCTTTACGTTTTTCCAACAGATGCGTTCCCCTCCTACGTCAGGTGGTTCTCCCTCCAGCATCAATGTACAAGTGACATTGACCCCGGATATGCCTGGCTGGAACAAAATCACTCCAGACCTTTCGTTGTCTCACCAGACCTCTGGACCCCAGTATATCGTGGCCAAGACAGATGCCGAAGGTCTTCAGCTGCTGGATCCTGTTTCCCTCGAGCCTCTCTCCTCAGCTAATTACAAAGCTTTGGATACACGCCTTGACGGACAACTAAGCGCCGCTCACTCTTGTCGCGACAAAGAGACTGGCGACTTTTTCAATTACTCGTGTAAACTCGGTGGCCGTTTCCCCACATACAAGGTCTTCAGAATTACCCAGGACGGTTCTGTTGATATCTTGGCTGAAATCAAGGATGCGCCTGCTTCATATTTGCATTCCTTCGCAATGACCTCCAAGTACGTGGTGCTTACAGTATGGCAAGCACATATTACAGG GTACGGCTTGTCAGTGCTGTACAATCGGAGTATCGCCCAGTCGATCGACAAGAAATGGAACCCCAATCTCAACACGTTGTTCTATGTCCTTGACAGGAAGAACGGTGGCATTGTCGCGAAGTACGAG ACTCCGCCGTTCTTCTGCTTCCACCACCTGAACGCTTTTGATGATCCTCAAAACGACGACATCGTGATCGACATGTCCGTCTACGAGGATAACTCAGTCATCGATCTCCTCTACCTTAACAAACTTCGAAATCTTTCCGCCGACAATCCGATGCTTATGGGTCGTGCTCGTCGATTCCGCTTGCCTGCCATCACTGCGTCTTCGCCACAGTCTTCCCGTACGAAAGCTCGTCCGGCTGTGGTTGAGTTCACGCTACCGCAATCCGAATGTATCGAATTACCAACTGTCCATCCCGCCAAGTACCATCATCCCTATCGCTACGCGTATGGGATCAATAAACTCGACCCACGTTCTCATCATACTTTTGCGGACCGCATCATCAAACTGGATATGGTCGGTCGTGGTCACAAAGCTTGGGGCATTCCTGGGTATACTCCCAGTGAACCCATTTTTGTCCCTCGACCGGGAGCTGAATCCAGGTCTGAAGATGATGGTGTAGTTCTCAGTGTCGTGTTGGATGGAGACAGGAGGAAGAGTTTGTTAATTATTCTGGACGCAAAGGATATGTCGGAGCTGGCGAGGGCAGAGATGGAGACGGTGTTTCCGATTGGCTTCCATGGTCTTTGGTCTCAAAAACTTTAG